One genomic window of Papaver somniferum cultivar HN1 unplaced genomic scaffold, ASM357369v1 unplaced-scaffold_0, whole genome shotgun sequence includes the following:
- the LOC113325838 gene encoding nitrate regulatory gene2 protein-like — protein sequence MGVCSSSRIDKSEALCLCKERKRLIKQAIDSRYALSASHLCYIQSLRNIGIALRRFAQAEMLIESSPLSLSSATNNETDNNAPSPHSSLPSPSPIETSPMSAAHSNISYMRLSGGGDNAAVTVKFDPNLSNSFIDGESLTFHPPPPPPGADPSWDFFQPNEAESFRFGRDNGLFEDHCFEELKKELRGEEVVEPLNGSSNSEIHSESVRTSSENGVHEISVNKVGLSGQSEAITLDKSISMRAKPKTDDDDDDECMETMEREDPSDFITHRAKDFLSSIKDIEHKFFRASESGKEVSRLLEADKIRLDYCEGKGRSPASVLISAFNLACCQGETVLPNVPIQNTTKVITWNRSTSSQSSSSRNPLASASKDDMDDSGSDFLEEFNMIAGSHSSTLDRLYAWERKLFDEVKASEYIRKEYEQKCDQLRHQFAKDVNPYAIDKTRAIVKDLHSRIRVALHAVDSIAKRIEKLRDEELQPQLVELIRGLIRMWKVMLECHHTQYITISLAYHVKNSTMASTQGESYKLIVGNLQHEIEYFESNFVDWISAYKSYVEALNGWLQLCIVLPPERSRARRSFSPRRALAPPIFVLSGDWSAGIKTLPSEELKDAIRAFASELQTSIKQIEEYEKTQESSDLEKSRENEDKEDGKCDKPSNLRNIHTSLTKALDRLTKFAEASLKMYVQICKESETARKAYGDCMTNT from the exons ATGGGGGTTTGTTCAAGTTCTAGGATTGACAAGAGTGAAGCACTATGTTTATGTAAAGAAAGGAAGAGATTAATCAAACAAGCAATTGATTCAAGGTACGCATTATCAGCTTCTCATCTATGTTACATTCAATCTTTAAGAAATATTGGGATTGCATTAAGAAGATTTGCTCAAGCTGAAATGTTGATTGAATCATCACCATTATCATTATCTAGTGCAACTAATAATGAGACTGATAATAATGCCCCATCACCTCATTCATCTTTACCATCTCCTTCGCCTATCGAAACTAGTCCCATGTCTGCTGCTCATTCAAACATTAGTTACATGAGGTTATCAGGTGGTGGCGATAATGCTGCTGTTACTGTTAAGTTTGATCCTAATTTGAGTAATAGCTTTATTGATGGTGAATCTTTAACTTtccatccaccaccaccaccacctggtGCTGATCCCTCTTGGGATTTCTTTCAACCGAATGAGGCGGAGAGTTTTCGATTCGGTAGAGATAATGGGTTGTTTGAGGACCATTGTTTTGAGGAGTTAAAGAAAGAGTTGAGAggagaagaagttgttgagccaTTGAATGGTAGTAGTAATAGTGAAATTCATTCGGAGTCAGTAAGGACTAGTTCTGAGAATGGTGTTCATGAAATTAGTGTTAATAAAGTTGGTCTAAGTGGGCAGTCTGAGGCTATTACTTTGGATAAGTCTATATCGATGAGGGCGAAGCCGAaaacagatgatgatgatgatgatgagtgtaTGGAAACGATGGAAAGAGAAGATCCTTCGGATTTTATTACTCACAGGGCTAAAGATTTTCTTTCTAGTATAAAGGATATTGAGCATAAATTCTTTAGAGCTTCGGAATCTGGCAAGGAGGTTTCAAGATTGCTGGAGGCTGATAAAATCAGGCTTGACTACTGTGAGGGCAAAG GAAGATCACCTGCCTCAGTTTTAATATCAGCTTTTAATCTAGCTTGTTGCCAAGGAGAGACCGTCCTTCCCAATG TGCCTATCCAAAACACGACTAAGGTTATTACATGGAACCGGTCTACATCTTCACAATCATCTTCATCCCGAAATCCTCTTGCTTCTGCATCAAAAGATGACATGGATGACAGTGGGAGCGATTTTCTTGAAGAATTTAACATGATCGCAGGTAGTCATTCATCCACCTTGGATAGATTGTATGCGTGGGAGAGGAAGTTATTTGATGAAGTGAAG GCTAGTGAGTACATCAGAAAAGAGTATGAGCAGAAGTGTGATCAACTCAGGCATCAATTCGCCAAAGATGTAAATCCATATGCCATTGACAAAACTCGAGCCATTGTTAAGGATCTTCATTCACGCATACGAGTTGCTCTTCACGCTGTTGATTCAATTGCTAAACGCATTGAGAAATTAAGGGATGAGGAATTGCAACCTCAACTTGTAGAACTGATACGAGG ATTGATCAGAATGTGGAAGGTCATGCTCGAATGTCATCACACACAGTACATCACAATTTCATTAGCGTACCATGTGAAGAACTCCACAATGGCGTCAACTCAGGGAGAGTCATATAAACTGATTGTTGGCAACCTTCAGCATGAGATTGAATATTTCGAATCAAACTTCGTAGATTGGATTAGTGCGTATAAATCCTACGTTGAAGCTCTCAATGGTTGGCTTCAACTCTGCATTGTGCTTCCTCCAGAACGTTCAAGAGCACGAAGATCCTTCTCTCCTCGTAGAGCTCTAGCTCCTCCAATATTTGTTCTATCTGGTGATTGGTCAGCTGGGATCAAAACCCTTCCATCAGAGGAACTCAAAGATGCCATCAGAGCATTCGCTTCTGAACTACAAACCTCAATAAAGCAAATAGAAGAGTACGAGAAGACTCAAGAATCCTCAGATTTGGAGAAGAGCAGAGAaaatgaagacaaagaagatggtAAGTGTGATAAGCCTTCCAACTTGAGAAACATACATACAAGCTTGACAAAGGCACTCGACCGTCTGACAAAGTTTGCAGAGGCTTCTCTAAAAATGTATGTTCAAATCTGTAAAGAGAGCGAGACAGCTCGAAAAGCTTATGGAGATTGCATGACAAATACGTAG
- the LOC113325834 gene encoding uncharacterized protein LOC113325834 — protein MDDRYSKNKKKSNKKKKNNGGKKKSNNNSKISAEQKLHNHVYDWVFHDSISPPASSVITTCADDFGVQRSFVGKVVFELHSHTICSDGYLSPTALVQRAHRNGVNVLALTDHDTMAGIPEASEAARKLGIRLIPGVEISTIYTPSEESGNEEPVHVLAYYGSCGPSRCEELENCLANIREGRYLRAKNMLLKLSNLNMPLKWENVVKIAGNGVAPGRLHVARAMVEAGYVENLKHAFSRYLYDGGPAYSTGNELNAEEAVELICQTGGVAALAHPWALKNPVGVIRRLKAAGLHGIEAYRSDGKLSAFSDLADTYGLIKLGGSDYHGKGNHDESDLGSVNLPVTALHEFLKLARPIWCDAVKSILQKFAEDPSDANLEKLARYGKIKNLNGSLNSGKNVVELCLSSWLLREERQGIEFENLRLKLSHAEGAVMAQL, from the exons ATGGATGACCGTTAttcaaagaacaaaaagaaatcaaataagaagaaaaagaacaatgGTGGTAAGAAGAAGAGTAATAATAATTCCAAGATAAGTGCTGAACAAAAATTACACAATCATGTATATGATTGGGTTTTTCATGATTCAATATCTCCACCTGCTTCTTCTGTTATTACTACTTGTGCTGATGATTTTGGTGTTCAGAGGAGTTTTGTTGGTAAGGTTGTTTTTGAGCTGCATTCTCATACAATCTGCAGTGATGGATACTTATCTCCTACTGCTCTTGTTCAAAGAGCTCATAGAAACGGG GTGAACGTTCTGGCTCTAACGGATCATGATACCATGGCTGGCATCCCTGAAGCCTCTGAAGCTGCTCGTAAACTTGGCATCAGGTTAATCCCAGGAGTTGAGATTAGTACAATATACACTCCAAG CGAAGAATCTGGAAATGAGGAACCTGTTCACGTCCTTGCCTACTATGGTAGTTGCGGGCCTTCAAGATGTGAGGAACTCGAGAACTGTTTGGCTAATATAAGGGAGGGTCGTTACCTTCGTGCAAAGAACATGCTTTTGAAGCTGAGCAACCTTAATATGCCACTCAAATGGGAGAATGTAGTGAAGATCGCTGGGAACGGAGTCGCTCCTGGTAGGTTACATGTGGCTCGTGCTATGGTCGAAGCAGGTTATGTGGAGAACTTGAAGCACGCTTTCAGCCGATATCTGTATGATGGCGGACCAGCTTACTCAAC AGGTAATGAGTTAAATGCAGAAGAAGCGGTGGAATTGATCTGCCAGACAGGTGGTGTTGCTGCATTGGCTCATCCATGGGCATTAAAGAACCCTGTTGGAGTCATCAGGCGGTTGAAAGCCGCGGGACTTCACGGAATTGAAGCTTATAGAAGTGATGGAAAGCTTTCAG CATTTAGTGATCTTGCTGATACTTATGGCCTCATCAAGCTCGGAGGATCAGATTATCACGGAAAAGGGAACCATGATGAATCTGATCTGGGGAGTGTGAATCTTCCGGTGACAGCTCTTCATGAGTTCCTAAAACTTGCCCGACCCATCTGGTGTGATGCTGTTAAGAGCATACTACAGAAGTTTGCTGAAGATCCCTCCGATGCGAATCTTGAGAAACTTGCTAGGTATGGGAAGATTAAAAACCTTAACGGGAGTTTGAACAGCGGTAAAAATGTGGTTGAGCTTTGCCTTTCATCGTGGTTGTTGAGGGAAGAGAGGCAGGGCATCGAGTTTGAAAACCTGAGATTGAAGCTGTCCCACGCTGAGGGTGCTGTTATGGCGCAACTGTAG